The Saccharomyces mikatae IFO 1815 strain IFO1815 genome assembly, chromosome: 15 DNA window TTTTAAGAAGATCTTTGGAAATAATGGTTAATAGTCCTGACATTTTACACGAgctaaagaaaaaggcGCCCGTAATAGCATATCCCCCTTTAGTTAAACACACGAGAAACTTAACTGAAATCGCTACACCACCGACATCTGGAAATGCATCTAAATGGTCCTGTAGTATTCCATCGGTGCCCAATACCCCATCTCCTGCTGGTAGGCCCGTGGTACAAAGAGCCACCTCATTAATGGTGCTACCAGATAATGGTGCTTCCAGTAAATTGGATCCAGCCAAGTCAGAGCTGCAAAACCTGTTGTTTTTGCTAAATTTAGCACTAGAAAATAACTCCTTCGAAAGAGCTTCCGATTTACACATGTTGTCGCTAttaaatataaagaaattaaattTTGACTCAGACATTCAAAAATCAGAAACGTTGAAAAAGGCTTTACTGGATAGTTTAGCTGAAccattttttgagaattacaaaaaattcCCCCACAGAAACCCTGGTTTAAAATTACATTATACCCAACAAGAGGAGAAAAACGATGATATAGTTTCCTTAGCAGATATCAAGCCACAACAGGACTATAGTCGAATACTTCATCCTTTCACGTCTGCGAAAAATTCTGGCCCTGAGGCCATTTTTACCTGTTCTCAGCATTACCCTTGGAATTTCAAAGCAGCCAACGATTTGGCGTGTTTAACATTCGgtatatcaaaaaatgttaTCAAAGCACTAACTTTACTGGACCTGATCCATACGGATAGTAGGAAATTTGttttagaaaaaattatgaaTGCCGAAGATGATGACCAAGAAATTGTGTTTACAGGAGAAACGATACCTATTGTTCAGCCAAACTCAACAAACGATAATAAAGTACCAAGTTTGATATGGGCTTCACTATGGGCAAAGCGGAAAAATGGCTTATTGGTCTGtgtatttgaaaaaacgCCTTGCGACTATATTGATGTCATGTTAAACCTGGCTGATTTTTCAGTGGAAAGCATTACTGACACGACGcattttttggaaaactttAACAAGAAACAGCAGCAAGAGCTAACTTCACCAGCggctaaaaaaaaaaccgtAAAATTTGCGAATGAAATACACGATATCGGATCAATAAGTCGCTCACTAAGTAAACTAATTGATGATGTGCGCTTCGGGAGAGTGTTTTCTGCAGATGATGATTTATTACCTCTACCTATTAGGGTGGCAAATTATGTCAATAAAGAGAGATATTTTACATTGAATTATTTATCCGAGAATATACCATGCGCTGTCACAACTTCTGTGTTGGAAAACGAAATTAAATTGAAGATTCATAGTTTACCTTATCAAGCTGGGTTATTTGTTGTTGATAGCCACActttaaatcttttaagTTTCAATAAATCTGTTGCTAAGAACATGTTTGGTCTTCGGGTTTATGAGTTGGCCGGTAGTCCAATCACTAAGTTGGTACCTTCTTTAGCAAATATGATATCTTACGTTAATAAAAATTATCCCACGCTAAATATCACGTTACCAGATAATAAAGGACTGGTTTTAACAGAACATTTTTTCAGGAAAATCGAGGCTGAAATAAATCATGATAGTGACTCATTCTATACCTCTATTGGTCTAGATGGCTGTCACAAAGACGGAAATCTAATAAAGGTAGATATTCAATTACGTGTCCTGAATACAAATGTTGTTCTGTTATGGATTACACACTCAAGAGACGTAGTTATCGAAAATTATACCACTGTCCCTTCGCAACTACCGATGTTGAAGGAAAACGAAATTGACGTAGTTGGAAGTCGGAGTAGTTCCAATGCGTCTTCCAAGAAGTCttcagaaaaaatttctgtgaatgttttgaaaactATGGCTGATTTGTCCATTAGCTCTGCTGAAACAATTTCTAACTCTGACGATGAAGTAGACTTGAATCAAGTGGATAGAAAACTACGAGAAGCATCTGGTGGTACATTTGAGCGTAACGAATCTAACGAACACAACaattatgatgatgatatcaCAATGGTCGATGATCCTGAGTTGAAACATAAAATTGAATTAACGAAAATGTACACGCAAGacaaatcaaaatttgtcCAGGATGACAACTTTAAAGtggatgaaaaattaataatGAGCATAGTAGAACCGATAAATGgggaagaaattaaaaagGAGACAACCGAATTagataaaaataactcTAACTTGAAAGCTACGTACCTGACCACCCCAGAGGCTAATATAGGCTCACAAAAGCGCATCAAGAAGTTTTCCGATTTTACTGTTTTGCAAGTTATGGGTGAAGGTGCCTACGGTAAAGTCAATTTATGCATTCATAACAAAGAGCACTACATCGTGGTCATCAAAATGATTTTCAAAGAGAGAATTTTAGTGGATACATGGGTGAGGGATAGAAAATTAGGTACCATACCTTCTGAGATTCAAATCATGGCTActttgaacaaaaattCGCAAGAGAATATCTTGAAACTGTTAgacttttttgaagatgacgattattattatattgaaACTCCGGTTCATGGAGAGACTGGTAGTATTGATCTTTTTGATGTTATTGAGTTTAAGAAAGATATGGTGGAACATGAAGCTAAACTGGTGTTCAAACAGGTTGTTGCTAGTATTAAGCACTTGCATGGTCAAGGAATTGTTCACAGAGATATTAAGGACGAAAACGTCATCGTCGACTCTCATGGTTTCGTAAAATTAATTGATTTTGGTTCAGCCGCCTATATCAAAAGTGGACCATTTGATGTTTTTGTGGGAACAATGGACTACGCTGCACCTGAAGTTCTTGGTGGTTCATCATACAAAGGTAAACCACAAGATATTTGGGCTCTTGGAGTTCTACTTTATACCATCATatacaaagaaaatccaTATTAcaacattgatgaaatcTTGGAAGGAGAATTAAGATTTGATAAGTCCGAGAAGGTCAGTGAGGAATGCATTGGTTTaattaaaagaattttgaCAAGAGAAGTCGACAAGAGACCTACTATTGACGAAATATATGAAGATGAATGGCTTAGAATCTAGCCGTCCATATCActccaaaaagaaaagaataggTGACTTAATCTATCTTTACcatgttttctctttatagatattttcattttgttgttggttATATAATCATTATGTTTTAATGTAAATTTATTGCTCTTCTGTGCAGCTTCTTTTGTCATATCCTTAAGCAAACTTTTACGCTCCGCCGCCTATCGCCGTCGGAGTAAAATCAAGGGTCATTGAGAAGTCAACATGTACTTGTATAGTAAACAGGAGAACAGTAATCATGCAAATAGAGAAGACACGGACGTACAAAATACGGTGAGGCCTATACTGAAACATACTGGTGAATAATGGCTACAAGCGAGATAGTGAACAATGCGCCGATGTATTCACTTGATTCTTCGTTAAGGGATTTACTTAACGATGACTTATTCAATGATCAAGACGAATTGGTAAAGTCGAGAGAGATTGAGAGAAGTGAATTATTTCAAGATTGcttaaatcttttcataaaaagagaaatcaaGGACTGCCTAGAAAAAATGTTTAGAGCTGGATTCGTCAATCTTACTGTTTTTAAATCTAGCCCAATGATATTGGATTTGTTTGTAAGTGCCTGTGATATTGCGCCCAACTTCATTGAGTTGGGGTTGACACTGAAAGGTGAGATTTTGAATACATTCACATTAAATGATCCTCGATGTATTGAAATACAACAGATTATTCTCAAGGATTTCAATAAACTTCTGGTCATCAATAAATTCTTTCGATGCTGCATAAAAGTTATTCAGCTCAACGATAGTAGACAGGAGGAGCGAGAAGGAAAGATTTTGGAGCTTGAATCCATAATCAGCAATTTCATATTCCTATACACGACTAAAATGAGAACGACTATAGATGCGTTTGGCTTGCAAGAGTTGATTGAgatatttatttttcaggTGAAAGTGAAGCTAGAGCATAAAAAACTCTCTACGCATTTGTATCGGGCGCTTTGTAAGTCTTCACCCAATTTATCCTTGATTTTAAAGAGTCTTCACTCACCCAAAGGCATTTCCATAGAGGATGCTATTCTGGATTCAATAGCTAATAAAATGCAGAAAGATAAGGCAAAGTTGAAAGGCAAACCGAGGAGCGTGAAACCAAAAATACACCAATTTCGAGAGCCCTTGTTACACAATTCCAGTGAAGACTATTCCAAGACTGAGGCTACGTTCAATCAACGCAACTCCACTGATGTTAGACACCTCAATAATGAAACGATGTCtcataaaacaaaaaatgacaTTAGTCTTCTAGCTGGTTCATTTTGGCCTACTCTAAAATACCATCTAACTAAAAAATTACTGAACAAGAATGGCCTTTTGTTCTTAGGTCTACTGTTATTAATATGTGTCAAAAAATATAGATCACTGATGGCATTTTTCAGACACGTTCCAAGTGCTTTCCGCACCGTATATCCTCATGTTGTTGGGTTATTAAAACTTCTAGCAAGCATATGAAATTGTTAGGATAATTTATAAAACTTTATCTACAGATTCTAATGACATACATAATGGTTTCTTCGTGTTTTCCTCTCTTTGAGCTTTCTCtctcaatgaaaaaaaaactatttcttcttgtgcCTTCGTGTTGTAATTCCATTTGAGATTGTGTCTAACCAGTGCAAGCATACTTCTTCCATGTCTTCTTTATTCTccatttgatgaaattttgatgatttaATTAGGTTCAAATTACGCGCATTGCAAATATCATTCACCAGACATAAATCACATCTTTTACCTCTCGCCATGCAGATCAATTGACCAAAGCCAACTAAAACGGTATTTATTTCGTACCACAATGAATGAGGCAACCAAATCTGTAGCTCCTTTCTAGTATGTTCAGCAGTTTTGCACTTAATTGGATCAACCCAGTTCCACATTTTACACAATCTATGGACATGAACATCAACGCATATGCCAGCAATCAGGCCCCAGCCTTTTTGCAGCGTTAAATAGCCCATCTTAGGACCCACTCCAGGTAATGACATTATTCCATCTATATCACACGGTATATCCGAACCGAAACTGTCTACCAGTAATTGAGCTGTCCTCTTGATGAAATTGGCCTTTCTGGTATAGAAACTAACACACCGAATTAGATTTGCTAATATAGACTCATCAATTTCAAGTAGTCCCTTCAATGTAATACCTTCTGCTATTTTTAAAGTGTTTAAACAGTATTCGGTGATATTCAAAGCAGCTTGCGCCATTCGTTCGTCTCTTGTTTGAGCAGAAAGCATGGTACCAATAAGAAACTGAAGCCTGAAATTCTTCGGATCGACTTTTTCACTGGGTATTCCACATTTATCGGAAACTAGAACAGGAATCATGCTACATCCCATAGCATCTACCGGCGTATTAACTTTGGACCTCATTAATCTTACTCGATTATATATGGGTAAGAAACTTTCAGGGATTTCTGCGCCAGATtcgtttttcatttcttctttagttATTGGTCGTCTCCAAGTTCTGGGATCATCACAGGTTCTTGATTCGATCCATTCAAAATACTCTATCGGCTTCAACCCCTTGATCCAGTCGATATTTACCCCATGGTCACTTTGCGAAccgttttttattttggtttcttgTGATAAATCAATGGTTctatcatcttttttgaagtaCTTAGATCGAACTTCTACTTCATCGACATCAACCGCGatatattttctctttctatGCTTACTTGTTTCCCTCATTATATGTTGTGAAATACGCcctatttatacatttctTGTGAACTCTTGATAAATAGTGACCCTCTGACACTTTAAGGATCTTTCGTACTTTCTCCTATGGGTTTTATATTCCTAAATTGGGATAATTGCTTCCACAGCTAATTTTGGTTTCTCGGCAACAAAACTATCAAATCAACTATAATTTAATTGCTTGTTCATAttaatcaaaaagaaaaggaacatATATAACTTAAGCGatacaaagagaaaaagaacagttGAAACAGGATAT harbors:
- the PSK2 gene encoding serine/threonine protein kinase PSK2 (similar to Saccharomyces cerevisiae PSK1 (YAL017W) and PSK2 (YOL045W); ancestral locus Anc_7.86), with protein sequence MTYPVSAAAPTDITYSPNTPLVGLSKPPCFYQHASSSVDSFSSSFSDDDRSDLVAVPNESPHAFSYNPISPNSLGVRLTILRRSLEIMVNSPDILHELKKKAPVIAYPPLVKHTRNLTEIATPPTSGNASKWSCSIPSVPNTPSPAGRPVVQRATSLMVLPDNGASSKLDPAKSELQNLLFLLNLALENNSFERASDLHMLSLLNIKKLNFDSDIQKSETLKKALLDSLAEPFFENYKKFPHRNPGLKLHYTQQEEKNDDIVSLADIKPQQDYSRILHPFTSAKNSGPEAIFTCSQHYPWNFKAANDLACLTFGISKNVIKALTLLDLIHTDSRKFVLEKIMNAEDDDQEIVFTGETIPIVQPNSTNDNKVPSLIWASLWAKRKNGLLVCVFEKTPCDYIDVMLNLADFSVESITDTTHFLENFNKKQQQELTSPAAKKKTVKFANEIHDIGSISRSLSKLIDDVRFGRVFSADDDLLPLPIRVANYVNKERYFTLNYLSENIPCAVTTSVLENEIKLKIHSLPYQAGLFVVDSHTLNLLSFNKSVAKNMFGLRVYELAGSPITKLVPSLANMISYVNKNYPTLNITLPDNKGLVLTEHFFRKIEAEINHDSDSFYTSIGLDGCHKDGNLIKVDIQLRVLNTNVVLLWITHSRDVVIENYTTVPSQLPMLKENEIDVVGSRSSSNASSKKSSEKISVNVLKTMADLSISSAETISNSDDEVDLNQVDRKLREASGGTFERNESNEHNNYDDDITMVDDPELKHKIELTKMYTQDKSKFVQDDNFKVDEKLIMSIVEPINGEEIKKETTELDKNNSNLKATYLTTPEANIGSQKRIKKFSDFTVLQVMGEGAYGKVNLCIHNKEHYIVVIKMIFKERILVDTWVRDRKLGTIPSEIQIMATLNKNSQENILKLLDFFEDDDYYYIETPVHGETGSIDLFDVIEFKKDMVEHEAKLVFKQVVASIKHLHGQGIVHRDIKDENVIVDSHGFVKLIDFGSAAYIKSGPFDVFVGTMDYAAPEVLGGSSYKGKPQDIWALGVLLYTIIYKENPYYNIDEILEGELRFDKSEKVSEECIGLIKRILTREVDKRPTIDEIYEDEWLRI
- the NTG2 gene encoding bifunctional N-glycosylase/AP lyase NTG2 (similar to Saccharomyces cerevisiae NTG1 (YAL015C) and NTG2 (YOL043C); ancestral locus Anc_7.89); the encoded protein is MRETSKHRKRKYIAVDVDEVEVRSKYFKKDDRTIDLSQETKIKNGSQSDHGVNIDWIKGLKPIEYFEWIESRTCDDPRTWRRPITKEEMKNESGAEIPESFLPIYNRVRLMRSKVNTPVDAMGCSMIPVLVSDKCGIPSEKVDPKNFRLQFLIGTMLSAQTRDERMAQAALNITEYCLNTLKIAEGITLKGLLEIDESILANLIRCVSFYTRKANFIKRTAQLLVDSFGSDIPCDIDGIMSLPGVGPKMGYLTLQKGWGLIAGICVDVHVHRLCKMWNWVDPIKCKTAEHTRKELQIWLPHSLWYEINTVLVGFGQLICMARGKRCDLCLVNDICNARNLNLIKSSKFHQMENKEDMEEVCLHWLDTISNGITTRRHKKK
- the PEX15 gene encoding Pex15p (similar to Saccharomyces cerevisiae PEX15 (YOL044W); ancestral locus Anc_7.87): MATSEIVNNAPMYSLDSSLRDLLNDDLFNDQDELVKSREIERSELFQDCLNLFIKREIKDCLEKMFRAGFVNLTVFKSSPMILDLFVSACDIAPNFIELGLTLKGEILNTFTLNDPRCIEIQQIILKDFNKLLVINKFFRCCIKVIQLNDSRQEEREGKILELESIISNFIFLYTTKMRTTIDAFGLQELIEIFIFQVKVKLEHKKLSTHLYRALCKSSPNLSLILKSLHSPKGISIEDAILDSIANKMQKDKAKLKGKPRSVKPKIHQFREPLLHNSSEDYSKTEATFNQRNSTDVRHLNNETMSHKTKNDISLLAGSFWPTLKYHLTKKLLNKNGLLFLGLLLLICVKKYRSLMAFFRHVPSAFRTVYPHVVGLLKLLASI